In the genome of Roseovarius sp. Pro17, the window CACCGGATCAAGCGAGCGCAGGCCGCTGCCTGTTCGAGGAAGGCGTTCGATCAGGGGGCGTGGAAACCACATCAGCCCCAAAATGATGGCAGTGACGCCGATCGGAACATTCACGAGAAACGTCAACCGCCAGCCCAACTCAGGCCCGCCAAGCTCAATCAGAAAGCCGCCGAGGACCGGACCGATGGCAACCGAGAAGCCGACAGCAGTGCCAAAATACCCAAAGGCGCGGCCGCGCGCGTCACCTCGAAAATAGTGCTGGATCATCCCCAGACCCTGCGGGTTGAGCAGCCCTGAGCCGACCCCCTGCACGAAACGCGCGGTGTTGAGCCATTCTGCGTTAGGCGCCAGACCCGCCGCGACCGAGGCGACGGTAAAGATGCCCACGCCAACAAGGAACAGCCCACCACGGCCCATGATGTCTCCGGCCCGCCCGGCTGCCACCAGAACCACGCCAAAGGTCAGCGCATAGCCCGACAGCACCCATTGCAGATCGGATTCCGACGCGCCAAGACCCTGCCTGATCGAAGGCAAGGCCACATTCACGATGCTGACACCGATCAGCGTCATGAAAATCGTGACCAGCAGCACGAAAAGGATACGCCACCTAACCGGATCCGCCGTCGGGTCGGATACTGACCCTGCGGGTGTGTTCGCATCTGTTTGTGACGAAACCATAACTTGTGACTTTCAGTGGGCGAGATTTATGAGCCCGTCTAGCCTAGGCGCTGACCGAGTTCAATTTGCCAAGCCAAGGGATCAAGCCGCGAGCATTGGGGCCGCAGGGGCATTGTCTGGGTCTGATACCGAAGAGTGCATAATCGTGTGCGTGTGCGCGCTGTTCTTCGTCGGAAAAATCGGCCCAATTCTCGAACTGTTCGGTACCGGGGCTGGCTTCCAATCAGCCTGATGGGCCAGATGCTCTCTTGGTTCAGCTGCCTTTGGAACCCAAAACACCGCCGACGGACAATCGACAGATCGCCAGCCTCCAAGACCGCATCGACGCCCTAAATGGCCGCACCGCGCGCGGCATAACTGCGGCTAAGGCAGTGCGCAAAATTCGTCCGGGAAAGGCGCGACTTTGCCATCACCAGATTTTGTGCAACGAGGTCGTGACATCACGCCAGCGTTCTGCCAAAACAATAATATTGTAGGAAAATTTGAACGTGGGGAGGGCATTCATGTTACTTAGCATGTATGAGCAAGAGCGGCTTATGGTCTACACGGCCGGCAAGCTTGCGTTGGAACGCAAGGAGCGGGGCCTGAAGCTCAATCTTCCAGAAGCGACCGCGCTGCTGACCTCTTACCTTCTTGAAGGCGCCCGGGACGGGGAGACGGTGACCGACCTCATGGAATCGGGGCGCAATGTCCTTGGCCGGGACGATGTCATGGAGGGCGTTCCCGAAATGATAGCCCAGATTCAGGTCGAGGCGACCTTTCCTGATGGAACCAAGCTCGTGACAGTGATGGAGCCGATACGATGACCAGGAAACTCAATCCCTTCGCCCAGCTTGTGTCTGACAACAAGGATGCCGCGAGAGCCAAACACGTGTCTGATGATCCGGGCCGCGAGTATGACCAAACCAGTTCCGACGCGCCGGAACAGACCAAATCATCCGGCGTCAGCGCCCCCAGCACACCGCGCCGCCCCGGTGGCGGCACGCGCCAGGCACCGCGGCGTCAATCCGAGGTTGCCCTCGATGAGGCGCGCGATCCGCTTGTGCCCGGCGAAATCCTTTATGGTGAGGGCGATATCGTGATCAACGAGGGGCTGGAGGTCACGACTATTCGTGTGACTAACACGTCGGATCGTCCGATCCAGATTGGCTCACATTTCCATTTCGCCGAGGTGAACGCGGCGCTCGATTTTGACCGGGATGCCGCGTGGGGCAAGCGCCTTGCGGTGCTCTCGGGCGGGGCAGAGCGGTTTGAGCCCGGCGCAGTTGCAGAGGTGAATCTAGTCCCCATCATGGGGCGGCGCATTGTCCGTGGATTGCGTGGACTTTGCGGAGGGGAGCTTGATAATGCAAAAGATTGATCGTCGCGAATACGTTGCGTCATACGGTCCAACGACGGGCGACCGCATTCGCCTTGCCGATACATGTCTGACTATCGAAGTTGAGGAAGACCGATCAGCCGGTGGCGACGAGTCCGTCTTTGGCGGTGGCAAGTCGATCCGCGAGTCGATGGGGCAGTCCTCTGCGACCCGCGCGGAGGGGACGCCCGATCTGGTCATCACCGGTGCGGTGATTTTGGACCATTGGGGGATCATCAAGGCCGATATCGGCATCCGCGACGGGCGCATCGTCGGGATCGGCAAGTCCGGCAATCCCGACACGATGGACGGGATTGATCCTGCGCTGGTCATCGGCCCCTCGACCGAGATTATGGCGGGCAACGGGCTGATCGCCACGGCGGGCGCAGTCGACACGCACGTGCATTTCGTCGGTCCGCAGATGCTGCAAGTCGCGCTGGCCGCTGGCGTGACCACGGTCACCGGCGGCGGCACCGGCCCCACGGAGGGGTCGAAAGCGACGCTTGCCACGCCCGGCGCATGGTGGATGGAGCGTATGCTGGAAGGCTTCGATCCCTGGCCGGTCAATGTGCTGTTTTTGGGGCGTGGCAACACGATGTCAAAAGAAGCGATGTGGGAACAACTGCGCGGTGGCGTCGGCGGTTTCAAGGTGCATGAGGACTGGGGCGCAACACCCGCAGTGATCGACGCCTGCCTTTCGGTGGCTGAGGAATCCGGCGTGCAGGTGGCGATCCATTCGGACACCCTGAACGAGGCCGGATTTGTCGAGGATCTGCTCAAGGCCGTCGATGGCCGCACATTCCACGCCTTTCACACTGAGGGCGCGGGCGGCGGGCACGCCCCCGACATCATCAGAATAGCTG includes:
- a CDS encoding urease subunit gamma, which produces MLLSMYEQERLMVYTAGKLALERKERGLKLNLPEATALLTSYLLEGARDGETVTDLMESGRNVLGRDDVMEGVPEMIAQIQVEATFPDGTKLVTVMEPIR
- a CDS encoding urease subunit beta, whose amino-acid sequence is MPGEILYGEGDIVINEGLEVTTIRVTNTSDRPIQIGSHFHFAEVNAALDFDRDAAWGKRLAVLSGGAERFEPGAVAEVNLVPIMGRRIVRGLRGLCGGELDNAKD
- a CDS encoding urease subunit alpha, which encodes MMQKIDRREYVASYGPTTGDRIRLADTCLTIEVEEDRSAGGDESVFGGGKSIRESMGQSSATRAEGTPDLVITGAVILDHWGIIKADIGIRDGRIVGIGKSGNPDTMDGIDPALVIGPSTEIMAGNGLIATAGAVDTHVHFVGPQMLQVALAAGVTTVTGGGTGPTEGSKATLATPGAWWMERMLEGFDPWPVNVLFLGRGNTMSKEAMWEQLRGGVGGFKVHEDWGATPAVIDACLSVAEESGVQVAIHSDTLNEAGFVEDLLKAVDGRTFHAFHTEGAGGGHAPDIIRIAGERNVLPASTNPTRPFTRNTVAEHLDMVMVAHHLNPQVPNDLAFAESRVRAGTIAAEDILQDLGAISIMSSDAQAMGRIGETVMRTWQTAHQMKKLRGSAPGDDRADNHRARRYVAKYTICPAVAHGMEREIGSIEVGKKADIVMWQPALFGVRPHTVFTGGMVATAALGDPNASIPTPQPVMERTGFNVHSPAAGATSVAFVSQAAIDDGLADRINTNRRFVAIESTRGRGKEDMPENTALPKIEVDPDTYSVRIDGELADHEPADDVPMAQRYFLF